From Corynebacterium aquatimens:
AGATGCCCGGCGCGCGCAAGGATCTGACGAGTGAGCCAGCTGAGCTCGCGGAAGCCGCGCGCATGTTCCTGCGTGATCAATTCATGAAGGCCAAGGTGGCCATCTCCGGCTGCAACTTCGGCATCGCGGAAACCGGCTCTGTCTCCATCGTGGAATCTGAAGGCAACGGCCGCATGTGCCTCACGCTGCCGGAGACGCTGATCACGGTGATGGGTATTGAGAAGATCCTGCCGAAGTTTGAAGACCTAGGCGTGTTCATGCAGCTTCTCCCCCGTTCCTCGACTGGTGAGCGCATGAACCCCTACACCTCGATCTGGAACGGCGTAACGCCTGATGACGGCCCGCAGGAGTTCCACATCGTGCTGGTGGACAACGGCCGTACCGCCGCGCTGTCCAACGGCATCGGCCGCGAGGCACTGAAGTGCATTCGCTGCTCCGCGTGCCTCAACGTCTGCCCGGTGTACGAGCGCGCCGGCGGCCACGCCTATGGCTCCGTCTACCCGGGCCCGATCGGCGCGATCCTCACCCCGCAGCTCGCCGGCATGGACTCCGCCGATGACGTCACGGCCTCCCTGCCGTACGCCTCCTCGCTCTGCGGGCGTTGTGACGAGGTGTGCCCGGTGAAGATCCCCATCACCGACGTGCTGCTGGAAATGCGCCACCAGAAGGTGCTCAACCACCGCCCGCCGATTGAGGCCTCCATGTTTGGCACCATCGGCCTGGTCTGGGGCAAGCAAGCGATCTGGGACCGCGCCGTGCGCATGGTGGCGCTGGGCCGCGTGCTGGGCGGATTCAACGGCGTGATCGAATCACTGCCGCTGTTCATGTCCGGCTGGTCCGACTACCGCGACACCGCCGTTCCGCCGAAGCAGTCCTTCCGCTCCTGGTTCGAGTCCGACGAAGCAAAGCGCCTGCTTGCCGACGCCCGTGCTGGCGCACACACCAGCACGAAGGCCGATGACAACAACGGCACGGACGATTTCCGGGACGCCCAGGAGGACACCTTGGGCGACGACTTGGGCCGCGACAGCTAGAAGGGAAAGGATCGAAGCCATGACTAACGCAAAACAGGACATCCTGACCCGCATCCGCAACGCGGAAAAGCTCGCTGACGCCCCCGCCAGCGTTGAACACGCCCGCGACTACCGCACGGAATCCACGCACAGCCGTGAGGAGCTCAAGGAGATCCTCATCGACCGCCTCGTGGACTACAAGGCGGACGTCAAGACCGCTGACAAGCAGGGCCTCCCGCAGGCTCTCGCTGAGGTTCTACGCGACCGCGAATGCCACGACGTACGCTACGCGCCGGGCCTGAGCACTGAGCTTTTCTCAGCTATCGACGGCTCCGTGTCCGCAACCCCCGACGACTCCAGCGTCGACCCGCGCACCCTTGGTGACGTGGATGCCGTTGTGACCAGCTCCGTGGTGTCCTCTGCTCAGACCGGCACCATCGTGCTGCAATCCGACGTGAGCAACCGCGCCGGCGACGGCACCGGTGTGTGCGGCCGCCGCGCTCTATCACTCGTGCCCGACCGTCACGTCTGCATCGTGGACATGGACACCGTCGTCTACGGCGTGCCTGAGATGTTCGCAGCCATCGACCCGGAGAAACCAGCAACCCTGATCTCCGGCCCGTCCGCCACCTCCGACATCGAGCTCGTCCGCGTCGAAGGCGTCCACGGCCCGCGCGACCTGATCGTCATCGTGGTGGACTAACCACCACCGGTAACCGCCCCGCCGACCGACCACCCCGGCCCGTCAGCGCAGCCGGTTACCGCGCCCGCGCGCCCGAGTGCTAACATCATTCGGGCGCGCTTCGCATACACGCAAGCGCACACGTCTCCGTAGCTCAGTGGATTAGAGCATTGGTTTCCGGTACCAAAGGTCGCAGGTTCGAATCCTGTCGGGGACACCATTTGCTTCGAGGGTTTCGGCTTTCTCACCAGCATCGATTCGGGAATCTCCCGGACTCGATTAATACTACCTCTGGGGAGACGACACAGGTCACCGGAGGCGAAAACGGTGGAGTGAAGTTCCGCAGGGTCGGCGACAGCGAGACCATGCAGAACCAGAATCCCATTCCCGCGACGGTAATCAAGGTCAACCACGAGTTCGCAGGGAAAACCTTCCTGTTCCCCTCAACTGTGATGGCGAAGGCGACGTCACCGTTCCTCCTGAGCCACGTTGACGACGAGGACATCATCCGTGCTGCGAAGCGTGTCTCGGACTCCAAAGAGGCGCTCACCCGCGAAGAAATCGCGGTCCGCAAAGACAAGCTCGACACGAAACGGAGCACCGACGCGGAGGTCGAGTTGGCTCCCGTGGCGGAAGACGTTGTCATCAAAGAACTGACCCGCCGCGTATTCGGTCAGCGGGGTTGTTACCCAGGACAAGAAGAACGCGATCACCCTGGCGCAATACGTCCTTCCGACGTTCATGGCGAACGCCGGTATCGACCACTGGACAGAAAAGGCGAAGCAGTCCGCTGTTGACGAACTCGTCGCCCTGGTCAACGCGAAAGCGAAAGAGCACACCAGCAACTTGCAGACCGAAACGACCATCGTTCCGGTGGAGCTGCCGATTGACCAGGTGGTCACTTTGCCGTTCGGTAAGGAGGTCCTCGATCAACTGTCGCGGGACCAGCAGGCGAAATTCCAGCCGCGCGAGTTTTACGACGGATGGAACCGCGGACTGTTCTCCGCAGCGAGTTTCGATTCGTGGGGCGGCGAGTACTTGCTGGCTCTGCTGCTGAACTACACCTCGGACATTGTCTGGTGGAAGCGGCTGTACGTCTCTGACCGTGCGTCGATCATGTATGCCGATTTGGTGTAGTTGGTACGGGGTGTCTGCGTAGTTGGTACTGGTTTTCCGTGTAGTTGGTACTGCTTTGGGGCAGGTTGGATTTCGGCGGCATCGCAATTCGGTGGTGCCGTGTCTTACCTGTTTTGAAGGAGGACGGCTAGATGGCCAACTTCAAAGATATTGCGGTGTTGATTTGCGAAGGCCGCAGCTATTCCTACATCACCGAAGTGGTGGGGTGTTCGCGTCGGGATGTCTCGCGTGTGCAGCGTGTTGTGAAGGAGCATTCGCTGACGAGTGAGTCGTTAGCGTTGTTGTCGCCGGGATGGTTCGATGAGATGTTTCCCGATGGGCGCAGCGATCGCTCGAAGCAGTTCGATCAGCCGGACTACCGTGCGCTGGCACAACGGTTGAAGCACAACAAGCACCTGACCCGCCACAGATTGTGGCTGGAGTACCTCGACGAAGAGCCAGCTTCCGGGTTGGAGAAATACAAATACTCCCAGTTCTGCGACGGCTTAGCAGCGTACGTGGACGCGAGTGATCTACGCGAGGTCATTGAGCATGTCCCAGGCGAAGAGCTGTACGTGGACTGGGCCGGTGACAAAGTCGGCATCATTGACCGGGCAAGCGGCGAAGTCGGGTTGAAAGCCTCGCTGTTTGTTGCGGTGTGCCCGTATTCGGGGTTGCTGTTTGTCACCGCCGCCGCGGACGAGAAGATGGGCTCGTGGATTGATTGCCACGTCAAAGCCCTGGAGTATCTCGGGGCCTGCCCCCGGGTCATCGTGGCCGACAACGCATCCACAGCGACGTACCGGCCGGTGAAGAATCGTGCTTACCGGGCGGTGACAGCGAAGTACGCCGAGTTCGCCGAGTACTACGGGGTCACGATCGTACCGGCCCGGCCGGGCAAACCGCGCGATAAAGCCTCAGTGGAGCGTGCGGTGCAGATTGTGTATTCCCGGATCCTGGGCTATTTCGACAACGAGGCGTTTTTCACACTCGACGAGCTCAACGAGGCAATCGCCGAGCGGGTCGAGGAAATCAACACCGCGTTGTCCTACCCTGACGGCACGACGCGCAGAACCCGGTACGAAACCGACGAGCTGCCGATGATGCGACCGTTGCCCAAAGACGCGTTCACCAGCGTGGAATGGAAAAGCCCGAAGGTGGATCGCAACTGGCATGTCTGCTGCGACTACCAGTACTACTCGGTGCCCTTCCAGCTCGTAGGCAAGACCCTTCGTGCGCGGTTGACCAGCACACTCGTCAGCTTGTACGACGGCGACACCCTCGTTGCCGAGCACGCCCGCTTAACCGGCTACCGCTACCGCTATTCCACCGACCCCACACACGGGCCTGCCCAGGGCCAGCACGCCCCAGCTGTGCTGAGCAATGATGAATTACTCGCATGGGCGTCCTCGTACGGGCCGGCGACGGCGGCGGTGATCACCAAGGTCTTGAATGTGCACTCGGCAGCACCAGCCCGGGGACTACACCAAGCGCGCAACATCCTGGCCAACCTCGGCAAGAAACACGACAAGACCACGTTGGAACCAGCCTGCCAATTACTGCTGGATAAACAGCTCGCCCCAACAATCAGTGTGCTCAAGCGCATCCAATCCGACGTTGCGCACAACCGGCCAGAGCCCACTGCATCACACACGGCACCCGCAGCAGCAATCGTCGACATCACCGCGGTCGCCGACTCGGTGTTCATCCGCCCAGCCGACTACTACGACACCACAAAGGAGGGCTAGTAAACCATGATCGACATCGACGAGACCACACGCGTGAAACTACGCGCCCTGCGGCTGTCAACCTTCGCCGACATCTACTTCGCCCTCCTCAACGACGACGCCAACGCAGATGAGCTTCCGGAAAACATCTTCCTCGCCGCCGTCGATGAGGCACTCGAACAACGCCGGCAACGTAACGTGGCTAAAGCAATCGCTCAAGCCCACCTGTTCTACCCGCACGCCACCATCGCAGACATCTCCCGCCCGAGCGAACGCGGTATCAACGAGCGGCAACTCAAACGCCTCGCGGCCACCAAATGGCGCGAAGAGCCCACCAACATACACATCCTCGCACCCACTGGTGCAGGAAAAACCTACATCGCCTGCGCACTCGGCGTCGAAGCCTGCCACACCGGGCACAGCGTCGCCTACTTCCGGCTCGACCAACTCACCGCGAAGCTCGCAGTCCTCCCGACCACACACCCCGACTACACCGCCTTGATGAGAAAGCTCATTAACGTCGATGTCCTCATCATCGACGACTTTCTGACCATGAGCATCGACCTGCGTGGACAAGAGGACCTCACCAAAATCGTAATCGAGCGAGACGGGCGCCTGCCGACCATCATCGCCTCACAATCCACCGCCGCCTACTGGGTGCAAACCATGCCGAACAGAATCGCGGCCGAATCCCTCGTCAGCAGACTCAACACAGGCCTACGAATCGACATCGGCGACTACGACATGAGAAAAGCTCTCAGCCGCCCCACCAACTAACCCACCCCCCACAAGCCGGCGCTCAACCAGCGCCGGCCACCCCAGTACCAACAACACAGAAGCCACCAGTACCACCTACGCAAAACACCGGTACCAACCAACCGGGCTCAGCACATGTACACCACCCGCGACACCTACTACCCGGACTTCGTCGCCCAAGATGCCGCCGGCACCATGTGGATCATCGAGGGCAAGTCCGACAAGGGACGAGATGACGAAACGGTCCAAGCGAAACGAGCCGCGGCCCGGGTGTTGGTACGCGAACTGCTCGGCGAGGACGGCTTCGAGGGCCAGAAGTGGGGATACGTCATTGCCTACGAGTCGGACATTCGAGCGTCCGAGTCGTGGGAGGACTTGAAGCGGAAGTCGAATCCCGGGGCCTAAGTCGGTTCACGCTCCGGGGCGAATCGCGTACCGGATGGACAACTACGAAGATGCTCTTTTAAGGCCCGTGGGATGTTATTGATCGTTAGAGGCGCTAGGAGACGCCTGGCGGGGGCGATTAACCAGTCGTTAATGCTATTCGTAAAAGTGAACCTGAGATGCCTTCGTACCCTCGTAAGCCTGCATTCGGTCGACAGGTCCGAGTGCGAAATACCTAGCCCACAATTCTTGGATAGCCACCCATTGCTCGTTATCCATATTTAATCGTTTGACCGGCAATCCTGCGTCGAGCGCCTCACGGGCACCTACTACCGCTCCGTGCATCTTCGGTGTGTCAATCAAGGGTGCCTGGATTTGATTGCACAAGGCATCGACTTCATCTGGAGTGCGATTATCGTTACTCTCCACAGCTTGACGTGCGATGTCGGCAATCCGGTCAAGTGCCGAACGGGCGAACTGAACCGTCGTAGCGTCGACTCCACCAAGTAGTACGGCATGAAGCTGAGCGGTATCCGGGGCCGCAGCGACCATTTCAAGCGCACGGTCGTAAGCGGCCATCATATCTTTGGCGCTGATAAACCCTCTTCCAGGGACAAACACTTGGGGATCAATAGGCCCCAAGTCGGAAGTCGGTCCCATGATAATGGAGTCCGCTCCCAGAGCCATGATGGTCGCAGCGGACTTTGCAATCTCGGGGACCAGAATGACGAACTCTGAACTTGCAGCATGGCACATGCGGATCAGGCGGATAGCAATTTCAGGGTCACCACCCGGTGACCGCAGCATCAAATGCAACGGCTTATCCAGCTCTTTAGAATGCAGACACTCGTTCAGTAAGGTGATGCTGTTGGGTGTTACCTGGTCGATCATCACTGCCAGGTTGCAGTCGTACTTCTCCTCGTAAGCATTTATTAGCTCACGTCGGTCGTAACGGTGTGCATTTTGCGCGAAGAAAAGCGGAGTGTAACTCATGGTTTAGACGAAAGCTCCACCCGTGAAAGCGGGACGGAAAGGAGTTCGTGGAGAGCACTGGGAGGCTTCACTAAATCTTTCGCGACCAACTTCCCAAGCCTCGCGGAGTTTTCTGGTCTCGCGATCCCATGATTCGCGCTCGCTGTCACTAATCGGCACGCCAGGGAACAGAACCTCATTCTCGCTCATTGTGTCTCCTTTCCGGTCTTTCGCACCATCGTAAACTAGCGGCACGACACGAGCCTCGAAGTATGTTCGAAAAACTCCCCAAGAATTGGCCTACGACCTCGTTTGTGCTGGTAATTGCAGGCCGCTGAGGGTGGGGCAGAATTGGACTCAGGAACTTTCTGTCATGGACTGAAGTTGCAGTGCCAGCGGCAATGACGCTGCTAGTCTAAATTTCGGAAACCGCCCGCGCGGGGGTCTCACGAAACATCTTCAATTTTTTCACGAAACCCCCGGCCGGCCGAAGGAAAACGGCCACGAACACGAAAATGACCCGCTCCGCTCGTTCGGAGGGGTCATTTTTCTGTCTTGAAACGCAATTTTCAGCCAATTTTCGGCTCTCGTGCTCGGAAAATTCCTTGCAAAGGTTGAATCCGTTTTCGAAACTGGAGGCATCTACCAGAATGTGCCCCTCTCGGGGGTCTTCATCCACCGCGAGTGTGTAGCCATTCTTCTTCGACTCTTTACTGGCTGGTTCACGGTCCAATATAATTTCAATGACTTTTATGGTTTCTCCGTAGTCGTTTACAACACCATGCTCAAAGTGCCGGTACTCATTGAGCCATTCTGAGCCGCCAATGCGACTTCCCTCTTCATCAACTTTCTCGAAGTAGAACTTCGCGGGCTGGTTTGCTGCCGCCTCCGTCGCCGGCATCCCTACTACCGCCGCGCCCCCCGCCACGGCTACCGCTGCGAGTACCGAAGCGGACTTCTTCGCAACGTCGCTTCGTCGACCGTGTGTTTCATTACGGTCTTTTGACCAAAGAGAAAACCCATGTGGTTTCACACTCCTCAAACTTGTTCAGACTGACCGGGCCTGGACGTCTGACCAGTCGGTTTCTTCACAGCCTAAGTCGACGGGTCCAAAAACACCGCCAAAAGTATCGCGGTCAAGGTTTCGGGGCACGCAGCCGTGTTTGTGCAGGCCACACTACGTTTACGGCCAGTCCACCTAACACGGTCCATAAACCACTCTTTAGCTGCTACGTTCTAGTCCCCAACCGGCGTGTCGACCCGTCATGCACACTGGTCTTATGACCGAGTCACACGAACACGACGAGTCCCCAGACCAGCCGGACAACGCCGACGGCCGCCCCGAGAACCCCGACGACACAGCGAACGAACAGACTCCCGACCCCGACTTCCTCGACCTCCCCATTTCCGACTTCAAAGACGAAAATCTCGACGACCTCTGGCGCAAACACGACCCTGAGGGTTACGCCAAGTTCCAGGAGACTGCCCGCAAGGCGCTCGGCTCACTGTTCAAGAAGATCGACATGCCTCCTCTTCACCACGTTGTCGACACCTCGAAGTTCGCCTCTGCGCTAACCGCCGACGCATGGAAGTCGCTCGCAGGTCTTGAAGCGCCCCGCCTTACCCCGCTGCTGCAACCAGAAGTCGCTAGGACGTTCACCGGCATACACCTCGACCCGTCGAAGTGGGCCACGCCCGACCTTCGCCAGCACGCCCTAGACGCGGCCGCGGCGGTAACGCCAACCGTGGACATGAAGAAGTTCTACGGCCCGGTCATAGACGCCCAGAAGCTGCTCGCGTCCAACGGCGCGCTCAAACTAGGAGAGCAATTCCAGCGCTCGCTCGACAAGACCTACGCGGACATTGCGAAGTCATTCGCCCGCCTCGGCGTTGTGGACACCTCTGCCCTCAAAGAAGCGCAGCAAGTCTCCAAGCAGTACGCCGACCTCGTTGCACAGCTCGGCGTTAAAGAAGACCCGCTGCCGTACTTAGAGCAGTTCCACAACGACTTCCTCGTCTTGTACGCCTCCCTGGTGCTCGCGGCAGGCCGTCTCGAAAACCTTGTCGCCGACCTGTGCGAAGTACTCCTCGGCAAACCACAGTTCCACGGCGCCAGCGTTGCCGCCCAGCAGAAGCTAGGAAACATGCGGCAAACGCTAGAGGACCAGAAGAAATGCACCACTTGCAGCGAGCTCGCTAAAGAGGTCAAAGACCCGTTAGACCGGCGCAACCTCCTCGTTCACGGCGACTGGCTGGTTGGAGAAGAAATTGCTTCCGACGAGTTGAAAGAGCGCCATGCCTGGTACTGGCGCATCTCGCGCACGTCGCGGGTCACGAAGCGGAAGCCTATGAGCAACAACGAAATGCAAGCGCTGGCCGCCGAATGGGACGCGGGCAAGAAGAAAACGCTAGGCGACCTGTTCCACTCGGAGGTGGTCTCGCTCGGCTTTGTGACCGCCTACGTCAACAAATTTGCTGAGCTCAACGAGAAGTTGGAAGCCGAACTTACCCGGCACGAAAACGCAGCGCAACCCGGACAACGTACAACACAAGGAGAATGACCAAACCATGAAGAAGATCTACTACCGAAACCACAACGCCCTTCCTAAAGCAGTCCTGGCAAGCCAGAACGAAAACGGCTCATGGACCGTCGAAAAGCAAGCCGTCGCGGGGTCCGTCCCGCTGGGCGAGGACGAGTTCCGTTATGCATACCGTAACGAGCCCCGAGACGGGGAAAGTTGGACCACCGGCCACCGAGACTTTGTTGGAGCAGAAGGAATTGCAGAAGCAATTTCTCGCGGTGCCGAGCCGCGTTGGCTCACGACGAAGGAAGATGTCGAGCAGTGGGCAGACGAGCACCCCGGAGCCTGGTTCCTCGACTTGAAGATTCTCGGGGTGTGGAAGCGGGAGGACTTGCCGTGGGGCACGGTGCGAGATTACGAAGAAGGCCTCTCGCTCGACTGGGACCGGGACAAAGACTGGGCGCTGCCGCTTGTGGTGCTCGTGCCTGCCGAGGAAGTCGCTGGCCGGCAGGGTTAGTGGTCATATGTCATGTAACCGGAGGCGGAACCCGGTGTAGCCGGGGTGTAACCGCGGACCTGATATAACTGGTTAGAAAGTTTCGTGAAAGCCCCCGCGCGGAGGATTTAGCGTTTGAAACGCCTTCTGATTCGCAAAATTCCTCGAACACCACAATGGCACCCTTCGCGGGGTGCCATTCGTTTATCAACCCGTTTTTCAAAATGCCCATCAAGCGCATCAGGCGCGATGTGTTGAGAACCAGGTTGATCAGTCCGATGCAACCGCGTTACGCCCCGCCGTACAAAGCTCCTTCCAGCCAGGCGACGTTCGCGCGGTAGTTTTCTTCATCCCCGTCTAGGTATTCACTCTCCATGTAGATGAGGAAATCCACCCAAAACGCTTTCTCGTTCGCAATCCAGATGGACAAGTCCACTCCAGGCGGAAGGAAAACCGTCCACGTTTTATCCGGGTTGTCACCGACGGAGACCTTGGCAGGTAGATCCGTCCAATCGTGTCCTTCGAGTTGGCGTTCAATCTCCGGTAGGAAGTTCGAGGAACCGTATTCATTCACCTTCGCTGCCGATGAATCCCATGAGAAGCGCACTACATCTAATTCACCGTGCTCGTTTCGTGCTGTGCGGTTTATGTCTTTCTGGTCTGTCAACTGTCTCCCCTTTTCTAGTAAACCGATAGGTGTTCCACTTACGCAGAGAACGACGCGCCTTTCTCAAGCACACACGACGTTCGCGTCGTCCCAGCTTTATCTACATCGCGCTCGCCCCATCGCCGGCCTCGTCCGGTGGTGTGAGCATGCGCACCGGCGGAAGTCCGTACGAGGTCACCATGCGGTTGAACTCGCGCATCCCAGGCTCCGCGCCCGAGGCCTCACAAGGCTCTCCTGCATCACGCAAGAGATGTTCTGCCAGGCGAGTGATCGCATGCCAGAAACCATCGCGCGTGCCGTCGTGGGTTACCGCGTAATAGTCCAGTGAATCATCCGGCACATGGCCGTATGTCGCATCACAGTCCACGTCGAGCTTCCCGTGAGCGTGCAACGTCGCTAGCTCGTACAACGCCTTGAGATTTTGTGATGTGTCGATCAGAAGCAAAAACGTTGGGTTGGTCTTGCGATCTACCGTGTACTCTTCGCGCAACATCCCAGCGGTCGTACCGGGTACTACATTAAAGTGCTTCATCTTGTTTCACCGTCCACGATGCAGGAACTTTCTTCTCACACACGCACAATTCCCAATCGTCGATCGCGTTCGTCCATCGCTCGGGTGGGAAGTTGTGTTCCTCGTCTACGACTGTGGGCAGTAGACGATCAATCTGGTCCGTGAGATCGACAACCAGTTGTGTTTCAAAGTCGCCGTCGTGGAAACAGTCAGCCATTTCGATAAAGCTGTCCACTAATGGATTGTCGTAATTGAACACTCCAAGGTTGCGTTGCTGTTCAGCGGTCAAATCCATGTCGTTCGCGTCGTACAGGTCGAACTTTTCTTTTGTCTCTTCCACGTCGAGCATGCGCTTGACGCGGTTGATGTTGATTAAGTACGCCCCATCTGCACACGGTTCATCG
This genomic window contains:
- a CDS encoding ATP-binding protein translates to MIDIDETTRVKLRALRLSTFADIYFALLNDDANADELPENIFLAAVDEALEQRRQRNVAKAIAQAHLFYPHATIADISRPSERGINERQLKRLAATKWREEPTNIHILAPTGAGKTYIACALGVEACHTGHSVAYFRLDQLTAKLAVLPTTHPDYTALMRKLINVDVLIIDDFLTMSIDLRGQEDLTKIVIERDGRLPTIIASQSTAAYWVQTMPNRIAAESLVSRLNTGLRIDIGDYDMRKALSRPTN
- a CDS encoding LutC/YkgG family protein — encoded protein: MTNAKQDILTRIRNAEKLADAPASVEHARDYRTESTHSREELKEILIDRLVDYKADVKTADKQGLPQALAEVLRDRECHDVRYAPGLSTELFSAIDGSVSATPDDSSVDPRTLGDVDAVVTSSVVSSAQTGTIVLQSDVSNRAGDGTGVCGRRALSLVPDRHVCIVDMDTVVYGVPEMFAAIDPEKPATLISGPSATSDIELVRVEGVHGPRDLIVIVVD
- the istA gene encoding IS21 family transposase, whose amino-acid sequence is MANFKDIAVLICEGRSYSYITEVVGCSRRDVSRVQRVVKEHSLTSESLALLSPGWFDEMFPDGRSDRSKQFDQPDYRALAQRLKHNKHLTRHRLWLEYLDEEPASGLEKYKYSQFCDGLAAYVDASDLREVIEHVPGEELYVDWAGDKVGIIDRASGEVGLKASLFVAVCPYSGLLFVTAAADEKMGSWIDCHVKALEYLGACPRVIVADNASTATYRPVKNRAYRAVTAKYAEFAEYYGVTIVPARPGKPRDKASVERAVQIVYSRILGYFDNEAFFTLDELNEAIAERVEEINTALSYPDGTTRRTRYETDELPMMRPLPKDAFTSVEWKSPKVDRNWHVCCDYQYYSVPFQLVGKTLRARLTSTLVSLYDGDTLVAEHARLTGYRYRYSTDPTHGPAQGQHAPAVLSNDELLAWASSYGPATAAVITKVLNVHSAAPARGLHQARNILANLGKKHDKTTLEPACQLLLDKQLAPTISVLKRIQSDVAHNRPEPTASHTAPAAAIVDITAVADSVFIRPADYYDTTKEG
- a CDS encoding SDH family Clp fold serine proteinase, which translates into the protein MSYTPLFFAQNAHRYDRRELINAYEEKYDCNLAVMIDQVTPNSITLLNECLHSKELDKPLHLMLRSPGGDPEIAIRLIRMCHAASSEFVILVPEIAKSAATIMALGADSIIMGPTSDLGPIDPQVFVPGRGFISAKDMMAAYDRALEMVAAAPDTAQLHAVLLGGVDATTVQFARSALDRIADIARQAVESNDNRTPDEVDALCNQIQAPLIDTPKMHGAVVGAREALDAGLPVKRLNMDNEQWVAIQELWARYFALGPVDRMQAYEGTKASQVHFYE
- a CDS encoding LutB/LldF family L-lactate oxidation iron-sulfur protein, yielding MKVALGTPTAPPHAPHEPGHFREGTKFPKAAKTELQNSTQRRNLNYATTTIRGKRQRVVDECEDWQELREAGSTIKRDVLARLPELLEQFEENVTARGGHVHWARDSKEASQIVADLVKATGETEVVKIKSMATQEIALNEVLEDQGIHAQETDLAELIVQLGEDFPSHIVVPAIHRNRAEIRDIFVDKMPGARKDLTSEPAELAEAARMFLRDQFMKAKVAISGCNFGIAETGSVSIVESEGNGRMCLTLPETLITVMGIEKILPKFEDLGVFMQLLPRSSTGERMNPYTSIWNGVTPDDGPQEFHIVLVDNGRTAALSNGIGREALKCIRCSACLNVCPVYERAGGHAYGSVYPGPIGAILTPQLAGMDSADDVTASLPYASSLCGRCDEVCPVKIPITDVLLEMRHQKVLNHRPPIEASMFGTIGLVWGKQAIWDRAVRMVALGRVLGGFNGVIESLPLFMSGWSDYRDTAVPPKQSFRSWFESDEAKRLLADARAGAHTSTKADDNNGTDDFRDAQEDTLGDDLGRDS